A stretch of DNA from Cryptomeria japonica chromosome 4, Sugi_1.0, whole genome shotgun sequence:
CATAGACATCTTTTCTCAATTTCTTTATAGTTTCCATCAATTCAtaattacacttctttattttcatCAGTTCTTGTTTCAGTAGATCCATCTCACCCATTAAAGTTGTGTTTTCTTTTTTCGCCTTTTTCCCTGTCTTTCCCATTGAAACACACAAACCTAATTTGAATTTACCCAATACTCTTCCTCTGCACTCTTCTTTCTTTTTTGTGCGACTTTTCAATTGTCTTCAAACTCTTTTATGGTGGCTTTTACAATCTAGCAGCTAAGGAAACAAAGTCTTCAATAATTATAGGCAAATGAAATCTCTCTTTTTAGCGATCTTCAATCTTCCTTTCATAAATTATGAATTATTTACTGGGTGAttttctttgcttcacaaaaaacAAAGAACAGTGAACTCCTTGTCTTTGGGCAGCGATCCTACCTTGTGGATAGTGGTTCCACTCGTTTTTCAGCAATCTCTCCTTCTTAGTTACAATTTCTTGACTCCTATTATTCCACAGTCATTCTTAAAAACACATGCAATAAATAAAATTTTTAACTCAATACTTTTACAATTTGATTTCTAGTCAGTCTTTTGAATTTGCAGGGCAACAATCCTCTTTTATCTTGACACAAACTTTCTCTATTTTTGTTACCTCACTTTTGTATATTGCCCTCCAAATAATCTTTTCTGCTACCTTAGATATTTAATTCATCAATTCACCTagaatctttcttcaatctgcactctcaatcttctcaaacctattCTGATACCATATGTAGAATCTAAAAAAAAATAGAGGATTAACAAAAACAGGGCAATAAAAAGAAgataaagaaacaaaaacaaaaagggcAATGTTTACACACAtaaaaaaacttttatttattcATGCAAATCTGATTACATTCTGCCTCAACACAGAGTTCTTTTTCTTATTACAAGCTTACATTCTCAATAGCAAGGCATGTCCATTTAAGGAGAACAATCCCTATATTTAGACTAAAACTGGACTTATCTTTGGTCCATGAAATTTGTGCATTCTCCGAGCAACCATTTAAAACTAGTAAATAAATTATGGCAAAAGTAATACTatagatatttatttaaaaattaaactatACTCAAACTAACTATCAAACTATGCATTGTGATACACATAACAGTTCTTGGCGGTGAGGCTCATACATTGCATGCTAACAATATTTTTTTCTATGGAGTCTAGAGATGTAGTTCTAAAAAGAAAAGACTATTTTAAATGGGTTTGGTTTATATTCCCAGCCTTGGATCCCCAACTTTAATTCTGTTTGGGCTcaaatcatttttttcttctatTGGTTTCCCTTTCAAATACAAAGACTTAAAGATATTAAAAATTATAGGAAAAAAAATGCGGTCTTTTATTAAACATGATATATCTACTTTTAAAGATCCAAAAAAGACATGTTAGGTTTTGTATTTTGGTATATATAACCAATCTCCTACCAGAGAAGAATAAATTTTTTTCTAGTAGTGGGGTATGGAATCAAatgtctttgttgtaggtcctgATTTATTACATTTTTATTGTCATCATTATGGGAAACTTTCTAGTTTATGCTCTAACTAGATCAATAATGCAAATGATGTAATAAGGGCTCTTTATGAAACAAAAAATGATTTAAGGAGAAAGGTGATAAAAGGTAGTAAGCATGAGCAAGGTATCTATTCCAAAGAGGGAATTAATTTTGATCAAGCTCTATGGGTGTGTGAGGGTCTCAAAGATGAAAGTTTGAAGCTAGATAATCAACTGTGAAATATAGACTCTACATGTTACTTTACTTATATTCCTCTATAGTTAAATACATATgctagtatatttatatttatctCAAGTTTATAATTTTATCTATGATTCATTTATCAAAATTGAACTTTTTCAGTCTTAAAACTTATTAAATTTTGAGAAACATTAAATTCAAATATAGTATAAAAAATCATTTAATCAGCTAAAACTTGATGAAAATTGTAGGAAACCAATGAACGTGCATTAAAAATCATCTCTGAAAAATGTGAAAAAGTTATGAATAAAAGTGAAAACAGAAGACCTCTTAGAAAGTATTTGAAAGGTTCTACATACTCCACAATATTTGATTCAAAGTTTTGGATGTGAGACTTAAAAGGCAATGGTTGTTCTCTATATATAATAGTACAATTGTAAATACACAAATTCAGTGGATCTTTCGTaataaacattttacaaataaagaGATACAGTCAAAAGAACTATGACTAAATACCATCAAAGATgcattctatttattttttaaatgtatataCTAATTAAATGATTGACAACTTAATTGTCCAGAGCATTCGTTTTCCAATCAGGTGAAATAGCTTGCAAGTCACCATAAACATTTTTTCTTCTTTAAACAAAATGGTACTTTATATAGATTTCTAATCTTAACTACAGTTAGAAGCTGAGAGTAATCATAATAAGAATTAAAAGGTGATATATAGAGAGAAAAAGTGAATTGTTTGGTCTAgttataaaaaacaaaaacaatatcgtCAAATGTATCTTTGAGATCTTAAGATAAATGAAACTAGCTATAATGATTACCTATATTCTTTTCTGAAAATGACTATGCGAAAACTTAAAAacaacttaataaaaaacacatATCCCAATATATCTTTTTCCCCTGTATAAATTACTTTCTAGGTCTCTGCATAGCCCTTTCCCCTTCTCCTATGACACAAATCTTTACAATCTATTTGAACTATTTGGTTCCCTAGATGTAAATAAATAATTTCCTTAGAATGGCAAACTGTCATTAAAAGCCATGTGAGAAATGAGCGATGATGAGGCCATTCATGAGCCCACCCTGATGTCGATCACAAAACAGAGACTTCTGCTTTTGTCAATGCCGACACCGTGCACGCGAAGTTAAGCCACAAAAAATGGACTTGTAGGAATCAAACGCAGTAAGTAGAGTTACAAAATGGCTACAATCCTTCGTGTACGAAAGGACGAAGTTAACTCCAAACAGCTTGGAATGGATCTACACCATCCACAAAAAGAGTGATCAGCGCTAATTTAGGGGCTCTGTGTACCTTAGTGCTTGTACGAAGACAAAGCTACTTGACAACCTGTTTCAGAGAAATGGAGCCCATGCGGAACCCATGGGCCAAGGAATATAGGATAATGCAAAATCTTCATATATAAAAAGAGCTCCAGCCAAAGCTTGTAACTTGTAAGATGGAAGTAGGTAGTGCATGACTATCCTGCTGCACTATCATAAATCCGGTGCAATCTAGAACAACGGATCAAAAATTATTTGAGGTCAGTTTCTGTTATCTTTTTTTCCGTATCCATCTTGCATGTCCGTTTCTTCTCATTAATTTCCTTGCGTTCTTAAGGATCGTCTGTTACTTCATTTCCTTCGAGAAGCTTTGGTAATTTCAGCTTCTTCGCTGTATGTCGGCGTCTGCTTTTACAGTTTTAGTGGGCGGTGCAACGGACTGGGTCTTTCCAGTACCGGTTGTTTTGTAGCCTTTAAGAAGTTTTCGTCTAACCAGGTCTTTTATTGGCAGATTCATTATTTAGAAGATGGAATGCCGCGCGATCCTGCTGGGTTTGGTTGTATGCGCACTCGCGGTAAGTTTCCTGATCGATTGAATAAACGAATCTTAATAACACTCACAAGATTTAGCAGTCCACAGGAATGTTAATCttattttcaagttttttttatGTTGGTTTTTCTATTGTGTATTGATGAAAAAATTTGTGGTTTCCTGAAGTTTTGTATCTCATTCGGACTGTATTTGTAAAATGTTTCTTAAATTGAGTACAAATATCTTTATATGCTACACAACCTTAATGAAATATGGGCTATTGTGCTGTATATGAGTAATGGTAGTGTAGGAGAATGTAAAGAAAGTGTGGATGTGGGTTGTGTTTGTGTGTTTGGGAAGGGCATCTCTTTTGGTTcattattttgagaattattgAAGTGATTTAGTTTCACTACATAAAatgtaagttttttttttaattctttcttaaAGGTTGTTTATCTGGTGGGGTACATATATGAAACTCAGTTTTCAACTGAACAATTAAAATTTTGTTCTTTACATTGTTTCTGATTTTGATTGTGTATAAAAAAAAATTTGCGAcaatattttggatcacactctgtgatcaaTCATCAAATGATAGAATGCTCAAGAAGTAGAAAAATAGAGTGTTGCAGATCTATGAAGAATATAAAGAGTGTTCCCTGCAACACCTTCCTACTCCCTTGAATTAACTCTTTATATTCTTCATAGATCTGTAACAGTCTATTTTTTTACTTCTTGAGCGTTCTATCATCTTGATGGTGGATAACAGAATGTGATCTGAATTGTTGAATCAAAATCACAAACAATATCAACAGCCATTATAGATTATTAGAACTTAAAACATTTATTAAAGCTATGAAATTTTCACAATCCATTCAATTATTCATTCATTATTTCTGAATTCTATTGTAAGTGTAAATTTTGTTTAGGTGATTCATCATCGGAATGATTAGATAAAATGATTAAAACATTTAGCTACAATTTCCTTAAAGATTGGTACGTATTGCAGAGTTTTGACATGATGTTTTTACGGGTGATGTGATGGACTGCGCAGATAACTACATGTGAAGGCGGAGGAGCGCAGCCGTTTGCAGCCAAGGCATCTCTGTTACGTTTCTGGCGTCGCACATTGCCCACTGCGAGGCTCCCACCATTCTTGCTGGACAAAGCGTCTCCTCTTGACGCTACTTCCGTTGCTCTGTTTTCTGGCTACATGAAAAACCACACGCTCTCTGATCACATCGCGTCATTCTGCACAGCTGCGGATCTTCTCTGCACTCGCAAAACAGTGGATGAACAGAAAGTCGTTTCCAGCCCATCAGATTTCGAGAGCTACACCACCGATAAAGATTTCAAAAAGTACAACGCCGACGACAACGCTTTCAAAAACTACTCCGATAACTCCAACGTAGTAAAGGACGACTTCAAAGGATACGGCCCGAAATCCAGCGGCATTCAGAATTTCCAAAACTACGCCCCGGATTCCAATGTCGTCGACGAGGGCTTCGCCAACTATGCCACCGACAGCAGCTCCGCAATCCAGGAATTCACGAGCTACTCAGACCATGCCAATGTCATCAAAAACGACTTTGCCACCTACGGCAAGGACGCCAACGGGATTCTGCCCCAGTTCACCAGTTACGCCAACAATTCCAATATCATCACCAACGATTTCAAGGCCTACGACCAGGGCGGAAACAGCCCTCTTAAGCAATTCAAGTCCTATGCCGACAACGGCAACTTGGCCAGGAACGACTTTCAGAACTACGCGGCCGGCGCAAACGGGGCGTTCGAGCAATTCACAAGCTATGCCGCCGGAGCAAATGTGCCGCAGAATGTGTTCAAGGCTTATGGAAAGGACGGCAACGATGCCTCGCTTTTCTTCACCAACTATGGCAAAAATGATAACAGCGCTTCCAACGAGTTTGCTGGGTACAACGAAGGCTCCAATGCCGCCTCCGGCGCGGATTTCGCTTCGTATGCCAAAAATTCAACCTTCAAAACTTACGCCAATACCGGCCCGACGTTCTCtgactacaccaacaccacttctaCAGGCGGGGAAGCTGGGAAGTTCTTCAGGGAGAATTTGCTGGTTCAGGGCAAAACTCTCCCCATGCCCGATATCAAGGATTACATGCCCAAAAGATCGTTTCTTCCTGGATCCTTGGCAAAAAATCTGCCGTTTTCTACCCAGACGCTGCCGGAGCTGATGAAGACGTTTCACATTCCGGAGAACTCGACAATGTCGTCGATCATGGAGCGGACGCTGCGAGATTGCGAAAGGCCGGCGGTGAAGGATGAAATAAAGAAATGCGTGAGATCGGTGGAAGGCATGGCGGAGTTTGCAGTATCAGTGTTGGGTTCCAAGGTGGAGATTCTCACCACAGAAAGCACGGCGGGTTCTAGAAGCCAAGTTTCTGTCGGCGCCGTCACGGGAAAAGACGGCGGGAAGATCACAAGGTCGGTGTCGTGCCATCAGAGTCTGTTTCCGTTTCTGGTTTATTACTGCCATGCTGTGCCCAAGGTTAAAGTTTACCAGGCTGAACTGTTGTcaatggaggagaagaagaagataaacAATGGAGTCGCCATTTGTCATTTGGACACCACACAGTGGAGTACAAATCATGCGGCATTCATGGCACTGGGACATGAGCCAGGGAAGATTGAGGTCTGCCATTGGATTTTCGAAAACGATCTCATCTGGGTGCCGATCTCTGCTTAAATTATCTTGTGTTTGTTGTGTACAGGCCAATGTGAAAGACAACGGAGTGGCATTTGCCGCTTTGTTTGATAAATAAATCTTCTGCAATTGTCTCTGAAATTGTGATGAAAgaattgttttttcttttgttGGATTGTTAAGCTCGGGGAGCCCCACGATTAAGGAGTGGGGTAAAGCTGAGCATGGCACTGGTGGGCCTTAGGTAGGGATAGAAGGATTTAATTTGTCTGGCAAGTTATAAATGTGGGCACGGCCTTTTCATTTTGGATAATAAATGAAGATTTCTCTATTTTAGGTGTCTCCAGttattgaattgaaaatcataccAACATAAAGAGTGCCTCAACACTATTAAATTGATGGTTCTGAAGTTGGTGGAAGGAATAGTCGAATGAGATTTTGAATTGcaagatttttgttgtatttttttatttaaaccTGGGATTCCAACTTATAGAATTTGTGATGTGTATGGGAAAAGAGGTGTTCTTCTGTGGTAATAGGCATCATGTTTTTTTATTATGCTGAAGGCAGCCATATATGGATGTAAAAATATGTgtgaataaaaaatatttcatttattttttttatacaAGTGAAAGTATTAAAGTAAAAAgaatattctttattattttttaattatttaatattaaattattctcCTCTTTTACCTTTAACTACCtttcattttgaatttaaccattcAATCATTTTTTGTCTGTCTCCATCAATAGTTAACTTTGTAATcatcttattttaattatattgttAATTATCTCAAtttaatattacttacaatataataatataatagttttcaaatgaaataatgaacaaatataaTATCTTTCAACGTAAATTGCCTATATTCTTTTAAATATGGGTATACTAGTATAATATTGTAATTCAgagttttttaaatttattatctatgaTACTTGTAAgattgtattttttaattaatttgatacTTATTTGGTTGTGTttattatttgaaattcaaaatattgTTAGATAGATGtagttagatttttatttttatatgcttatctatttaattttgtttattgagaaaaaaattatatatagatGATTAGCATAATTTTATTTAAAGTTGAATATATTTTCTTGATGTTTTAATTGTTTTTATCTATATTTAGATTTTACCTTATTTTTATGCATATTTTGTCATGTACATATTCATATTGTCTTTACAtctattttttttatatgtatCCACATATTTATTATCATATCTTTGTTAAATTTCATTGTTTAATCATTTAGAGTCATTTTTGTGGTCATGAGATTGACTCCATTCTCATTATTTTGACTCtcacaatttcaaaattcaaaattgtccAACTACCTCCATTTGCTCTTcttacaaaaaaattgtaaatataTGTTTGCATGATATAGTGCTATGttcttttatttaaatatatttaattgcaTCCATTTCACATCCTCACATATTGTAGTATTATCTCATTCTAGAGAATCAAAGAAGCAATAAATAACACAACATCTAGATTTGGTGTAGTATAAAAGACATTCTATAGCCCTTTGTTAAAGTAAAATGATTTTTTCCTATTTAATTCATTTGGTATCTTTTCACACTAATATACTTTAGCTCACTTAggtcatgttttttttttgtgttgaaaGTCATAGGATTAGGATATGTCATGATCAAATTTTATCCTTTCCTTAAGTTTTATCTAGGATtgtctttttttattattattagaagGATAAATtgtatcaaaatcattgtaaaataTACATTCATAATTATTCATATAGTTTTTTGGATGAATAGTCTTTTTGGCCTCcatagcaatttttttttaaaattctttctGTGATAGATGTTTGATTGCAAGTGATGTTTAAAAGTTGTAAGGTTGAAGAATCAACTCCAACATAGTATCTGAGTGTCAAATTTATACATTTCTATCTAATTATTGAAATTTTAAACTTTGGGCAACTAAATAATGCATCTTGGAGTAAAAGAGATTATCTATTCAAATGTTAAAATCAAAGAATAAAAATTTTAGcgcaaatattttttttgaaatccatACCTTAGAAATCCTATAATTGAATGGTTGTACAATGTCATACCATGATCATTCAGTAAACCTAAACAAAAAAAACTGCCATTATCATCtagtacattttttttttaaattaaaaaaggtTTTCTAATGTGTATGTAGGGTATAACATGTACCTTCCTAACAACATTGGAGACAACATTAAGATACCTTCTTGACAACCTTGCATCTATATTCGAAACGAGGAGCAAGAGAAGGAGTGGAGCAGGTGAAGGTAGGGTTTCTAACGGTTGAGGCATTGTAGAGAGTTCTACAAAAGGAAATGAATCTGATGAAGATGATGACTCTTGGGATAGTCAGTTTGTCAGTGGTGTTTCAATGGATCAGTTGATTTGGGAGTTTGGAGTGGTCTTGCTATGAAGAGAAGCTGCGGTGAGTTTGGCGTTTCTCGTGGAGTTGCTGCTGTGGAGGGTGGAGTTAGAGAGACTTTGAGGGTCTCTCTTTAAGTATTCATCTCAAAGTATAGTGTCATTACTATACAATAGAGGTGTTTAAGATGTTAATTTAAGATAAAATATTAGTTTTGTTTTAAACACGTGTTTTacgtttaaattatatttttaattttttaattatctcAAATTAAGACAATAGAAAACTTTTCTTCTCTATCATGTATATTTAATATCATGGACCTGGTTGTTTGAGCTCAACTCACCTTCTGGCAGAAACGAAAGCAATCACCCCAGTTTCTGGGGGTGCCCTGTAGGGGCAAGAGCTTGTTGGTTCTCGCATCCATGCCAATTCTAGATCAAGCAACAATGATAGATTGCAGAAGAGGTAGGAGTTCCATTAGTAGCGGAGGCCGTCCTGGGTTCATCAAGGGAGCTAAGCCTATTCCGGGTGGGGAACTGATATCGCAGCAGTTGGGGCAAAAGGAGTAGCATCGATGTGAATGATTTCAAATCATCTAATGTATCAGCTCTGGACTCGGCATCCCCGCCACCACTCTAGGAAACCTTCAACAATCTACGAAGGGCAATGTCCCCCAATGTCATAGGCATCCGATCAAATGCATTTGACCTATTGTTCATCCCTAAAAATGGAAACACTTGGATGCAATTATCAACAACGGTAGGAAGGGTTATCATGAGTATGGCGGGAAGTTAGTTGATGAATCTTATTTTTGTAGTTTCTATGCCCTATCTCTGTTTTTCAACCAATTTGCACTATGATTCAACATTTCGATAGTGAGCTACAAATAGTTCAGTCAGGTTGGAGAGAAATCTAGGTCTATACTGCAAACAGGTAATAAATTTCCCTTTTTGAGTACCCTGTAGATCTCCTGTAGAtctcttttgttttgtttgtaACGTGGGTAACTTTGTAAAAGATAGGGATGATTCGAGACAATATTTGTTTCTTGCATGGACAGGATGGTAAATATTCAAATAGTCATAGTATTAAAGAATTCATATATGAAGCGCTATATATTATTTCCTTTGTATTAAAATACATGTGATAGGATCTGGAAGATGGCCATATAATGTATTTTTTTCATTTAGGATTGTCTCCTTTGTAACTTTGATCTCTCACAAACCATTCCCCTTATTCATGACTATCCTTAACTATGTTCTCGGCAATGTTTTGAACATTCTTTTGCATTATGCCCTGCAGTTTATCGTCCTTTGTGATTGAGCTGTAAAATACGTTTTGGACTGTGATTCCTTAAATGAACTGTAGGTTTCTATATTTAGAGAGCCTCCTTACTGTCTTATGACAGTGATAAGGCTTGTTCCTTGTCAAATGCTTAGATTATATTCTCTGCATTTTGGGATGACTGTGGCTGGCTTCTTTTTCAATCTTTTCTACGCTTAAACCTATCACATTTTTTGTTATGTGATTGTCATTAAGCTTGTCACTCTCTAAAtattatctttattcttgaatAAGGAGACTTTTGTGTCTTTCATTGTTCTTTTATTACTAACAGGTTTTGTCACGGACCTTGATAATAGCAATAAACATTGTGAGTTTTTCCTTTATTGTTATT
This window harbors:
- the LOC131047848 gene encoding polygalacturonase 1 beta-like protein 1, with amino-acid sequence MECRAILLGLVVCALAITTCEGGGAQPFAAKASLLRFWRRTLPTARLPPFLLDKASPLDATSVALFSGYMKNHTLSDHIASFCTAADLLCTRKTVDEQKVVSSPSDFESYTTDKDFKKYNADDNAFKNYSDNSNVVKDDFKGYGPKSSGIQNFQNYAPDSNVVDEGFANYATDSSSAIQEFTSYSDHANVIKNDFATYGKDANGILPQFTSYANNSNIITNDFKAYDQGGNSPLKQFKSYADNGNLARNDFQNYAAGANGAFEQFTSYAAGANVPQNVFKAYGKDGNDASLFFTNYGKNDNSASNEFAGYNEGSNAASGADFASYAKNSTFKTYANTGPTFSDYTNTTSTGGEAGKFFRENLLVQGKTLPMPDIKDYMPKRSFLPGSLAKNLPFSTQTLPELMKTFHIPENSTMSSIMERTLRDCERPAVKDEIKKCVRSVEGMAEFAVSVLGSKVEILTTESTAGSRSQVSVGAVTGKDGGKITRSVSCHQSLFPFLVYYCHAVPKVKVYQAELLSMEEKKKINNGVAICHLDTTQWSTNHAAFMALGHEPGKIEVCHWIFENDLIWVPISA